The following proteins are co-located in the Leishmania donovani BPK282A1 complete genome, chromosome 26 genome:
- a CDS encoding DNA ligase, putative: MQTPSNVSPVCMKMAVWRCSHCLQEFEMVVGHFIDGGGVCPHCHSPQKKLDNVTVRNAQGELVTKKPQYVKAPRMIHSNYRSVLFANPHWESLNIQPMLAQRWELVADELMKSSNGESGTASDKHLLLASPKIDGIRCMIGYNEKLREVQFFSRGGIVLECCHGLVPQLLPLFEKDPTLMLDGELFAPECNFEQLNGLVRRLNKKSDPKIMEAQARLLEYFAFDIMYSAQLSSVSAPFDERYMLLKKLIPVCGAKRISNYVHDDTRKKVIRATHGGVATAAAANGQAVKIYHVPAAQVHPSDMEDVLNEACSQGFEGVMIRLPKFPYEHGKRSFGLLKYKQMHDAEFKIVGFVPGEGKFKSALGAFVCTTKDGKHFNTPPKVSCKHRIELWEHRREYLGKYLTVQYQELSSQNVPRFPIAKAIRGSEDKRDWL; encoded by the coding sequence ATGCAGACGCCGAGCAATGTATCACCCGTGTGCATGAAGATGGcggtgtggcgctgctctcaCTGCTTGCAGGAGTTCGAGATGGTAGTGGGGCACTTTATtgatggaggcggcgtgTGCCCGCATTGCCATAGTCCGCAGAAGAAGCTGGACAACGTGACGGTGCGCAACGCGCAAGGGGAACTGGTGACCAAGAAGCCCCAATACGTGAAGGCGCCGCGCATGATTCACTCGAACTACCGTAGCGTGCTCTTCGCCAATCCCCACTGGGAGTCGCTGAACATTCAGCCCAtgcttgcgcagcgctgGGAGCTTGTGGCGGACGAGCTCatgaagagcagcaacggcgagagcggcaccgcttcCGACAAGCATCTgctcctcgcctcccccaAGATCGATGGCATCCGCTGCATGATTGGGTACAACGAGAAGCTTCGCGAGGTACAGTTCTTCTCTCGTGGCGGCATCGTCCTCGAGTGCTGCCACGGCCTCgtcccgcagctgctgccgctctttgAGAAGGACCCGACGCTCATGCTAGACGGCGAGCTCTTTGCGCCCGAGTGCAACTTCGAGCAGCTCAACGGGCTTGTACGTCGACTCAACAAGAAGTCCGACCCAAAAATTatggaggcgcaggcgcgcctgctAGAGTACTTCGCGTTCGACATCATGTACAGTGCGCAGCTCTCGTCCGTATCGGCTCCTTTCGACGAGCGCTACATGCTGCTCAAGAAGCTCATCCCCGTGTGCGGCGCGAAGCGGATTAGCAACTACGTTCACGACGACACGCGGAAGAAGGTGATCCGCGCTACGCACGGCGGtgtggcgacagcggcagcggcaaacGGTCAGGCCGTGAAGATCTACCATGTACCTGCCGCGCAGGTGCACCCGAGCGACATGGAGGACGTGCTGAACGAGGCGTGCTCGCAGGGGTTTGAGGGCGTCATGATCCGCCTTCCCAAGTTCCCCTACGAGCACGGCAAGCGCAGCTTCGGGCTGCTCAAGTACAAGCAGATGCACGACGCTGAGTTTAAGATTGTCGGCTTCGTGCCCGGTGAAGGCAAGTTCAAGAGCGCTCTTGGCGCCTTCGTCTGCACAACCAAGGACGGCAAACACTTCAACACGCCACCCAAGGTCTCCTGCAAGCACCGCATCGAGCTGTGGGAGCACCGTAGGGAGTATCTAGGCAAGTACCTGACGGTGCAGTATCAAGAGCTCTCCTCGCAGAACGTGCCGCGCTTCCCTATCGCCAAGGCCATTCGCGGTAGTGAGGATAAGCGAGATTGGCTGTGA
- a CDS encoding guanine nucleotide-binding protein-like protein: MPPFSGKKKKEQLQAKRQRKRDEEERSKVRDREREKLREELMERGEDASEAVLDSLLRERANLQHSARGRRSRRREKENAAAHRKAVGGDDEDDESGSGASSDGSNREGGGKLRRSAPSTMMYSADRQHGVRSIFVKESAAVIAARKQLSYQPIPCRTTMPPTGIPFGEWFTFPSSASSAAAVVSAGTNSKRGGAWDGGDGAPMCAEEKLALIAAEQRRRMERPLVASAGDALGGVSSSTFFPFAVELPSRGWHVGAEGSAVVADASIIMAGAGDASTQLQSDRPRAADPQAAGGDSATPASEDGQEEVACAGQRSSSHNEASGADSNDVGASAVRTGAAAAKGHNQGDAQYIRSIEKKRFSLYTDCVDAYPFPAALVGLEVSSYERNVEVWQQLWRTVELSDILVVVADARYPIIHAHLGLLTYITKEQRKPCVFVLNKEDLVPASTLRRWQRFLFHYLDDLGFSVEPPDAAEQPEEKDTEWCNSDGIGQGGSASGRIVLRTFTANPRPETAGQRDGDVDVTRRQKNRKKANEHMYEKLRTGRLSVAKHLGGDQRGAADGNDDDESEEDDDLRYDTTEMFVGMMAAQHALQQDRRAYKELEVVAGKITELLATCRRLGTAARATAHGVNTAAVERSDAAPSSSPAYATSSLPCAALRAAHKHKKAQKRNAARRGGGGGGGGGMCGTLAGDDSGSANSDDAVEDRAPDSPSYLHIGFIGHPNVGKSSLLNCIRGTKVVSVSATPGHTKHMQTIPVPSEHLTLVDSPGLALPVFGVPRPLQAVLGTHQIAQTRDPQTSISYLAAYLPIEKAYGLQRPEHALPEVGWSSYELCEAYAKKRGLFVKHGKGALDVHRAAIALLQEAYEGRLALFYAPPELNLLQSAWYRERIRPHLLLSVFKPVFLAST, encoded by the coding sequence ATGCCGCCGTTCAGTggcaagaagaagaaggagcagctgcaggcgaagcggcagcgcaagcgGGATGAAGAGGAGCGCTCAAAGGTGCGCGACCGAGAGCgggagaagctgcgcgaggagctcaTGGAGCGCGGCGAGGATGCTTCCGAGGCAGTCCTCGACTCTCTCCTGCGCGAGCGAGCGAATCTGCAGCACTCAGCGCGTGGACGccgctcgcggcggcgcgaaaaagagaacgccgccgcgcatcgAAAAGCTGtcggcggtgacgacgaggacgacgaatctggcagcggtgcatcaTCGGATGGCTCGAACCGCGAAGGTGGAGGCaagctgcggcgcagcgcaccgtcGACCATGATGTACAGCGCAGACCGTCAGCATGGTGTGCGCAGCATCTTCGTCAAAGAATCTGCCGCCGTCATTGCCGCCCGCAAGCAGCTGAGCTATCAACCGATTCCGTGCCGCACAACGATGCCGCCAACAGGCATCCCGTTCGGAGAGTGGTTCACCTTTCCATCCTCTGCGTCCTCAGCCGCGGCAGTGGTGTCGGCAGGCACGAACTCCaagcgtggcggcgcttgGGACGGCGGAGATGGTGCGCCAATGTgcgcggaggagaagctcgCCCTCAtcgcggcggagcagcggcgccgcatgGAGCGCCCGTTGGTGGCGTCGGCCGGGGACGCGCTCGGCGGCGTGAGTAGCAGCACATTCTTCCCGTTCGCGGTGGAACTGCCCTCGCGAGGCTGGCACGTCGGAGCGGAAGGCAGCGCAGTGGTGGCAGATGCAAGCATAATCATGGCCGGTGCTGGTGATGCTTCAACCCAACTGCAGTCGGACCGGCCGAGAGCGGCAGATCCTcaagcagctggaggcgacTCCGCCACCCCGGCGTCAGAAGACGGGCAAGAGGAGGTGGCGTGCGCGGGTCAACGCAGCTCTAGCCATAATGAGGCAAGTGGAGCAGACAGCAACGATGTCGGCGCTTCCGCAGTCCGCacaggcgccgctgccgcgaaggGCCATAATCAAGGCGACGCGCAGTACATCAGAAGCATCGAGAAGAAGCGGTTTTCCCTCTACACGGACTGTGTGGACGCTTACCCCTTTCCTGCGGCGCTCGTGGGCCTGGAGGTGAGCTCCTACGAACGGAACGTGGAGGtgtggcagcagctgtggcgcacTGTGGAGCTGAGTGACATCCTTGTCGTGGTGGCCGATGCGCGGTACCCCATCATACACGCCCACCTCGGTCTTCTCACCTACATAACGAAGGAGCAGCGCAAGccgtgcgtgtttgtgctgAACAAGGAAGACCTCGTGCCAGCCTCCACGctccggcgctggcagcggtTCCTGTTTCATTACTTGGATGACTTGGGCTTCTCCGTGGAGCCGCCAGATGCAGCGGAGCAACCGGAAGAGAAGGATACCGAGTGGTGCAACAGCGACGGTATTGGTCAAGGGGGCTCCGCTAGTGGGCGCATTGTACTGCGCACCTTCACCGCTAACCCGCGTCCTGAAACGGCAGGGCAACGCGACGGTGATGTGGACGTGACACGGCGGCAGAAGAACCGCAAGAAGGCGAACGAGCACATGTacgagaagctgcgcacTGGCCGGCTAAGCGTGGCGAAGCACCTTGGCGGTGAtcagcgcggcgcagcagatggcaacgacgacgacgagagcGAAGAGGATGACGACCTCCGTTACGACACCACGGAGATGTTTGTGGGAATGATGGCCGCTCAGCACGCGCTTCAGCAGGACCGCCGCGCCTACAAGGAGCTCGAGGTGGTAGCTGGCAAGATCACCGAGCTGTTGGCGACATGTCGCCGCTtgggcaccgccgcgcgtgcCACGGCGCACGGAGTGAATaccgcagcggtggagcggTCCGATGCGGCCCCGTCGTCCTCACCGGCGTACgcgacgtcgtcgctgccgtgtgcggcgctgcgtgccgcacacaagcacaagaAAGCGCAGAAGAGAAATGCGgctcgtcgcggcggcggaggcggtgggggtGGTGGCATGTGCGGTACTCTAGCTGGTGACGACTCCGGAAGCGCGaacagcgacgacgctgtGGAGGACCGGGCGCCAGACAGCCCCTCGTACCTTCACATAGGCTTCATTGGCCACCCCAACGTCGGCAAATCATCCCTGCTCAACTGCATTCGCGGCACGAAGGTGGTCTCGGTGAGTGCCACACCAGGCCACACGAAGCATATGCAGACAATCCCAGTGCCGAGCGAGCACTTGACGTTGGTGGATAGCCCCGGTCTGGCCCTCCCCGTCTTCGGCGTGCCGCGTCCGCTGCAGGCTGTCCTTGGGACGCACCAGATCGCCCAGACACGCGACCCGCAGACAAGCATCAGCTACCTGGCGGCGTACCTACCAATCGAGAAGGCGTACGGACTGCAGCGACCCGAGCATGCGCTGCCGGAGGTTGGCTGGAGTTCTTACGAGCTGTGTGAGGCCTACGCAAAGAAACGCGGCCTCTTCGTGAAGCATGGCAAGGGTGCCCTCGACGTCCACCGTGCGGCCATCGCCCTTCTTCAGGAGGCCTACGAGGGGCGGCTTGCCCTCTTCTATGCACCACCAGAGTTGAACCTTCTGCAGTCCGCTTGGTATCGCGAGCGTATTCGCCCGCACCTCCTGTTGTCGGTGTTCAAACCCGTT